One window from the genome of Streptomyces sp. NBC_00708 encodes:
- a CDS encoding nitroreductase — protein sequence MTANALPRELVASLVEDAITAPSMHNAQPWTFVLRTGTGTLELHGDPSREMPLADPDRRALHIGCGAALFGLRVALAHRDLSATIKLLPTPGDPWHLADVRPNDTAPGNGTGLDEHLAALRPALRDRHTSRFPFSEERVPAAIMDRLRTVAAREACQLVIPGPWFVNAFMDLVHDSELYESADAHVRAEVDAWIRSGGAGEDVGNEGIPAYAFGPRQHGATAPVRDFEPPGKRAPGRGSAHFEEEPQIALLGTAGDTPREWLAAGQALHRVLLRATLDGLATSLMSQPLEWPELRTLARDPESGTGFVQMVLRLGYGPRGRATPRRPVSEVLTFA from the coding sequence GTGACCGCCAACGCTCTCCCCCGTGAACTCGTGGCGTCGCTGGTGGAGGACGCCATCACCGCACCCTCCATGCACAACGCGCAGCCCTGGACGTTCGTCCTTCGCACGGGCACGGGCACCCTCGAACTGCATGGTGACCCCTCGCGCGAGATGCCGCTCGCGGATCCGGACCGCCGCGCCCTGCACATCGGCTGCGGCGCCGCGCTGTTCGGGCTGCGGGTGGCCCTCGCACACCGGGATCTGTCCGCCACGATCAAGCTGTTGCCCACGCCCGGCGACCCCTGGCACCTCGCCGATGTGCGCCCGAACGATACGGCTCCGGGGAACGGGACGGGCCTGGACGAGCACCTGGCCGCGCTCCGGCCCGCACTGCGGGACCGGCACACCAGCCGTTTCCCCTTCAGCGAGGAGCGCGTCCCCGCCGCGATCATGGACCGGCTGCGGACCGTCGCGGCCCGCGAGGCCTGCCAGCTGGTGATACCCGGGCCCTGGTTCGTGAACGCCTTCATGGACCTCGTGCACGACTCCGAACTGTACGAGTCGGCCGACGCCCACGTCCGCGCCGAGGTCGATGCCTGGATACGCTCCGGCGGGGCCGGCGAGGACGTGGGGAACGAGGGGATTCCCGCCTACGCGTTCGGCCCGCGGCAGCACGGTGCCACCGCCCCGGTACGTGACTTCGAGCCGCCGGGGAAGAGGGCGCCAGGGCGTGGTTCCGCGCACTTCGAGGAGGAGCCGCAGATCGCCCTGCTCGGCACGGCGGGGGACACACCGCGCGAGTGGCTGGCGGCGGGGCAGGCCCTGCACCGGGTCCTCCTGCGGGCCACGCTCGACGGACTGGCGACCTCGCTGATGTCGCAGCCCCTGGAGTGGCCCGAACTGCGCACCCTGGCCCGCGACCCCGAGTCCGGGACGGGCTTCGTCCAGATGGTGCTGCGTCTGGGGTACGGGCCGCGGGGACGGGCGACCCCGCGCCGGCCGGTGTCGGAGGTCCTGACCTTCGCGTGA
- a CDS encoding universal stress protein encodes MSGTTEHREIMAGVDPARDWHPALAWAADEAQRRRAPLRLVVAVPPQHDTQHVDDTPRHTARVVAGQDAVGGAAAWVRERQPGVEVTTTVLDGFPAQVLTRLSGEAALTVLGSRHLSRVEEFLSAGSLVVPVTAQARCPVAVVADAEHSTQDPPCLVVGIDGSESSRAALALAFEEAALRRCALRAVAVWQPPVFSRRTGDESLQAERRRLSETTAGWAEKYPDVRLTHEVTVGSPVETLAEAAEHALALVVGRRGRGGYTGMRVGSVVHGLLHRASCPLITVPAP; translated from the coding sequence ATGAGCGGCACCACGGAACACCGCGAGATCATGGCCGGCGTCGACCCGGCGAGGGACTGGCACCCCGCCCTGGCGTGGGCGGCCGACGAGGCCCAGCGCCGCCGGGCGCCCCTGCGGCTCGTCGTGGCCGTGCCGCCGCAGCACGACACCCAGCACGTCGACGACACCCCCCGGCACACGGCCCGGGTGGTGGCGGGTCAGGATGCCGTGGGCGGCGCGGCGGCCTGGGTCCGGGAGCGGCAGCCCGGCGTCGAGGTCACCACGACCGTGCTCGACGGCTTTCCCGCACAGGTCCTCACCCGCCTCTCGGGCGAGGCGGCCCTGACCGTACTCGGCTCCCGGCATCTCAGCCGCGTGGAGGAGTTCCTGAGCGCCGGCTCGCTCGTCGTCCCCGTCACCGCGCAGGCCCGCTGTCCGGTCGCCGTCGTGGCCGATGCCGAGCACAGCACGCAGGACCCTCCCTGTCTGGTGGTGGGCATCGACGGCAGCGAGTCCTCGCGGGCCGCGCTGGCCCTCGCCTTCGAGGAAGCGGCCCTCCGGCGCTGCGCCCTGCGCGCCGTCGCCGTCTGGCAGCCCCCGGTGTTCTCCCGGCGCACCGGCGACGAATCGCTCCAGGCCGAACGCCGACGGCTCTCGGAGACCACCGCAGGATGGGCGGAGAAGTACCCCGACGTCCGGCTGACCCACGAGGTCACCGTCGGCTCGCCCGTCGAGACGCTCGCGGAAGCCGCCGAACACGCTCTGGCCCTGGTCGTCGGCCGCCGGGGCAGGGGCGGCTACACCGGTATGCGCGTCGGCTCGGTCGTCCATGGGCTCCTGCACCGCGCCTCCTGCCCGTTGATCACCGTCCCGGCACCGTGA
- a CDS encoding GAF domain-containing protein — MGRDNTAGAEGRRARLGLDELLDELQARLDRARGTQDKLGELLKAVMSVGQDLDLPQVLRAIVESAVSLVDAEYGALGVIGDDRRLSRFLTTGIDAELHERIGALPSGHGILGELIRHPVPLRLDELADHPASYGFPPHHPPMHTFLGVPIRVRDEVFGNLYLTEKRGGRSFDAEDEAVVTTLAVAAGIAIENARLYEEGRLRQLWLAVGTDFTSALLSGAEEKEALEGMLDRAVHIADADLGVCYLVGPGGSPRGSIAAGEDAAEHRGAVEPGLDGAVAEATLAAGGLLTIADIGADRRFTEQLARWRGSGPALVATVGTKDRLSGVLIFARRKGRSPFTRTETTALPLFTDHAALALELADRRRDAEQVSLLEDRDRIARDLHDLAIQRLFATGMTLQSARRFVEHPVARERVAQAIDDLDTTIKIIRSTIFGLREHTEPGAAPQLRSRIAKAVDAAAPTLGFAPALRMEGLLDTDVPTGAADEVIAVVGEALTNVARHARARGAEVAVVVRDDVLTVTVSDDGVGMGENGARSGLRNLTERAERLGGGLDARTRPAPESGTLVTWWVPLSTADE, encoded by the coding sequence ATGGGCCGGGACAACACCGCAGGCGCGGAGGGGCGGCGGGCGCGACTCGGGCTCGACGAACTGCTCGACGAACTGCAGGCACGTCTCGACCGGGCCCGCGGCACCCAGGACAAGCTCGGCGAACTCCTCAAGGCCGTCATGTCCGTCGGCCAGGACCTCGACCTGCCCCAGGTGCTGCGCGCCATCGTGGAGTCCGCCGTCTCGCTCGTGGACGCCGAGTACGGGGCACTGGGGGTCATCGGCGACGACCGGAGGCTCTCCCGGTTCCTCACCACCGGCATCGACGCGGAGCTGCACGAACGGATCGGTGCGCTCCCTTCGGGCCACGGCATTCTGGGCGAGCTGATCCGGCACCCCGTGCCGCTGCGGCTGGACGAACTGGCCGACCACCCCGCCTCGTACGGCTTCCCGCCCCACCACCCGCCGATGCACACCTTCCTGGGCGTTCCGATCCGGGTCAGGGACGAGGTCTTCGGCAACCTCTACCTCACCGAGAAGCGAGGCGGACGAAGCTTCGACGCCGAGGACGAGGCCGTGGTGACGACGCTGGCGGTGGCGGCGGGCATCGCCATCGAGAACGCCCGTCTCTACGAGGAAGGGCGTCTTCGACAGCTCTGGCTGGCCGTCGGCACCGACTTCACCAGCGCTCTGCTCTCCGGGGCGGAGGAGAAGGAGGCCCTCGAAGGGATGCTCGACCGGGCCGTGCACATCGCGGACGCCGACCTGGGCGTCTGCTACCTGGTGGGGCCGGGCGGCTCGCCGCGCGGGTCGATCGCCGCCGGCGAGGACGCCGCCGAGCACCGTGGAGCCGTGGAGCCCGGCCTCGACGGGGCCGTGGCCGAAGCGACGCTGGCCGCCGGCGGGCTCCTCACGATCGCGGACATCGGCGCCGACCGGCGGTTCACGGAACAGCTGGCGCGGTGGCGGGGTTCCGGTCCGGCGCTGGTCGCCACCGTCGGCACGAAGGACCGGCTGAGCGGCGTGCTGATCTTCGCGCGCCGGAAAGGACGATCGCCCTTCACCCGTACGGAGACCACCGCGTTGCCCCTGTTCACCGACCATGCGGCCCTCGCGCTCGAACTGGCCGACCGGCGCCGGGACGCGGAACAGGTGAGCCTCCTGGAGGATCGCGACCGCATCGCCCGCGACCTGCACGACCTCGCGATCCAGCGCCTCTTCGCGACCGGAATGACCCTCCAGAGCGCGCGCCGCTTCGTCGAGCATCCGGTGGCCAGGGAGCGCGTGGCCCAGGCCATCGACGACCTGGACACCACGATCAAGATCATCCGCTCGACCATCTTCGGCCTCCGCGAACACACGGAACCCGGTGCCGCCCCGCAGCTCAGAAGCCGCATCGCGAAGGCGGTCGACGCGGCTGCCCCGACGCTCGGCTTCGCCCCGGCGCTGCGCATGGAGGGCCTGCTGGACACGGATGTGCCGACCGGGGCGGCCGATGAGGTGATCGCCGTGGTCGGCGAGGCGCTCACCAACGTCGCCCGCCACGCACGGGCCCGCGGGGCGGAGGTGGCGGTCGTGGTGCGGGACGACGTCCTGACCGTGACGGTGAGCGACGACGGCGTCGGCATGGGGGAGAACGGGGCGCGCAGCGGGCTGCGGAACCTCACCGAACGCGCCGAGCGGCTCGGCGGCGGACTGGACGCCCGCACCCGGCCCGCGCCGGAGTCGGGAACGCTGGTCACGTGGTGGGTTCCGCTGAGCACCGCGGACGAGTGA
- a CDS encoding response regulator transcription factor, producing the protein MCDPPAAATPTRVFLMDDHEVVRRGLRDLIDDERDMEVVGEAATAEQALARGPALRPDVAVLDVRLPDGDGIAVCRELRSAMPDLACLMLTSFDDEDALIDAIMAGAAGYVLKQINGSDLVSAIRTVATGQSMLDPATTARLMRSLRSPEAPKSPEDERLSGLSERELAVLELIGEGLTNRQIAERLYLSEKTVKNHISRLLGKLGVERRVQAAVIAAQVHEHDAEGA; encoded by the coding sequence ATGTGCGATCCACCAGCAGCCGCGACACCGACGCGGGTCTTCCTCATGGACGATCACGAGGTCGTCCGCCGGGGCCTGCGCGACCTGATCGACGACGAGCGCGACATGGAGGTCGTCGGGGAGGCGGCGACGGCCGAGCAGGCCCTGGCCAGGGGCCCCGCCCTCCGGCCGGACGTGGCGGTGCTCGACGTACGGCTGCCCGACGGCGACGGAATCGCCGTGTGCCGGGAGCTGCGGTCCGCGATGCCGGACCTGGCGTGTCTGATGCTGACCTCGTTCGACGACGAGGACGCCCTGATCGACGCGATCATGGCCGGCGCGGCCGGGTACGTACTCAAACAGATCAACGGGTCCGATCTGGTGTCGGCGATCCGGACGGTCGCCACGGGGCAGTCGATGCTGGATCCGGCCACCACGGCCCGGCTGATGCGTTCGCTGCGCAGCCCCGAGGCGCCGAAATCGCCGGAGGACGAGCGCCTTTCGGGGCTCTCCGAGCGGGAGCTCGCCGTCCTGGAGCTCATCGGTGAGGGACTCACCAACCGGCAGATCGCCGAGCGGCTGTACCTGTCGGAGAAGACGGTCAAGAACCACATCTCACGGCTCCTGGGCAAGCTGGGTGTCGAGCGCCGGGTCCAGGCCGCGGTCATCGCGGCGCAGGTCCACGAGCACGACGCCGAGGGCGCATAG
- a CDS encoding carbon-nitrogen hydrolase family protein, whose amino-acid sequence MTAHRNFKNQVRARAARTGESYTAALRNIRSARPEDAAPEEARQRGTVRLAVAQTHVRTDPRDAAALSESGREVRALMREAARQGARIVHFPEGALCFPGKLVMSADGPDEVGPADWDRCRWEVLQSELKAVAGLARELRLWTVIASAHRLTGSNRPHNSLYVVSDRGQVVTRYDERLLSRTKGSYMYAPGSSPVTFEVDGTRFGCLLGMEIHYPELFAEYERLDADCVLFSTSGTLGNTAAQAQGHAAVNGYWVSLAVPAGQGAAAPSGIVAPDGDWLARCPAGDSPAVAVADLDDGSEAAAEAVAYARPWRRAVRAGLYDGHRVTDPRSEDRTAAF is encoded by the coding sequence ATGACAGCCCACAGGAACTTCAAGAACCAGGTACGCGCCCGCGCCGCCAGGACCGGTGAGTCCTATACCGCCGCCCTGCGGAACATCCGCTCGGCCCGGCCGGAGGACGCCGCACCGGAAGAGGCGCGGCAGCGCGGGACCGTGCGGCTCGCCGTGGCGCAGACGCATGTACGCACCGACCCCCGGGACGCCGCGGCGCTGAGCGAGAGCGGTCGCGAGGTCCGGGCCCTGATGCGCGAGGCCGCCCGGCAGGGGGCGAGGATCGTGCACTTCCCGGAGGGGGCGCTGTGCTTCCCCGGCAAGCTGGTCATGTCCGCCGACGGCCCCGACGAGGTCGGCCCGGCGGACTGGGACCGGTGCCGGTGGGAGGTGCTCCAGTCGGAGCTGAAGGCGGTCGCCGGTCTGGCCCGCGAACTGCGGCTGTGGACGGTGATCGCGTCGGCGCACCGTCTGACCGGATCGAACCGCCCGCACAACAGTCTCTACGTCGTCTCCGACCGGGGTCAGGTCGTCACGCGGTACGACGAGCGGCTGCTGTCCAGGACGAAGGGGTCGTACATGTACGCGCCGGGCAGCTCGCCGGTCACCTTCGAGGTGGACGGGACGCGGTTCGGGTGCCTGCTCGGCATGGAGATCCACTATCCCGAGCTGTTCGCCGAGTACGAGCGGCTGGATGCCGACTGCGTCCTGTTCTCCACGAGCGGCACGCTGGGCAACACCGCCGCCCAGGCTCAGGGCCACGCGGCGGTCAACGGCTACTGGGTCAGCCTGGCGGTACCCGCCGGGCAGGGTGCCGCGGCGCCGTCCGGCATCGTCGCCCCGGACGGCGACTGGCTCGCGCGGTGCCCGGCGGGCGACTCGCCGGCCGTCGCCGTCGCGGACCTCGACGACGGCTCCGAGGCCGCCGCCGAGGCGGTGGCGTACGCACGTCCGTGGCGGCGAGCGGTGCGCGCGGGCCTGTACGACGGGCACCGGGTGACCGATCCGCGCAGCGAGGACCGGACGGCGGCCTTCTGA
- a CDS encoding HEAT repeat domain-containing protein, giving the protein MDQTALIAELELATKQKESTSGIVRRLAEPGAAAAPGLVAALGTVSRPALWGLRDALRLIGPAAFDAAVAARARAAKVPEWWELGHVLRGFDERCIPGYTAALSHPMKEIRRQALWGLQNLGEAAAGTVPEVIPFLNDADSHTRYQAEKTIRAIGAEAAPLLRAIRRDGPAPLRRHALTALALIGGAGAMDERDRRALERLIRVKTAQDTPDPLPDHWWLAVPGATYEGLFEAMGLHDRIPCTLSMGLSAMEADTTEITDPDGTRHTAYRVFVTPELDGWRLIYADTPLRRMTWSPTDLINRLSAACGQAQFFYQDDHSDSMVWAVAVDGVPRRRYWRYADPEWEGEPMDWETPFSADPDFDPEDEEEYADDPHATTETDATAAACALSVDPTAVGTGTALHGHGWLAITRPDAGHGAFRGALRI; this is encoded by the coding sequence ATGGATCAGACCGCGTTGATCGCCGAGCTCGAACTCGCCACGAAGCAGAAGGAGTCGACGTCCGGGATCGTGCGGCGGCTGGCCGAGCCGGGCGCCGCCGCGGCGCCCGGTCTCGTCGCCGCGCTGGGCACGGTGAGCCGGCCCGCGCTGTGGGGACTGCGGGACGCCCTGCGCCTCATAGGCCCCGCCGCGTTCGACGCGGCGGTGGCGGCCCGCGCCCGCGCCGCCAAGGTGCCCGAGTGGTGGGAACTGGGCCATGTGCTGCGCGGGTTCGACGAGCGGTGCATACCCGGGTACACGGCAGCGCTGTCCCACCCCATGAAGGAGATCCGGCGACAGGCGCTGTGGGGCCTGCAGAATCTCGGCGAGGCCGCCGCCGGCACCGTGCCCGAGGTCATCCCGTTCCTGAACGACGCGGACAGCCACACCCGTTACCAGGCGGAGAAGACCATCAGGGCCATCGGTGCGGAAGCCGCACCCCTGCTGCGCGCGATCCGCCGGGACGGCCCGGCCCCCCTGCGACGGCACGCGCTCACCGCGCTGGCCCTCATCGGCGGGGCGGGCGCGATGGACGAGCGGGACCGCCGCGCCCTGGAACGGCTCATCCGCGTCAAGACGGCCCAGGACACCCCGGATCCGCTGCCCGACCACTGGTGGCTCGCCGTCCCGGGCGCCACGTACGAAGGCCTCTTCGAGGCCATGGGGCTCCACGACCGCATCCCCTGCACCCTCTCCATGGGCCTCTCCGCCATGGAGGCGGACACCACGGAAATCACGGACCCCGACGGCACGCGGCACACGGCCTACCGCGTGTTCGTCACCCCGGAACTGGACGGATGGCGGCTGATCTACGCGGACACCCCGCTGAGACGGATGACCTGGAGCCCCACCGACCTCATCAACCGCCTCAGCGCCGCCTGCGGCCAGGCGCAGTTCTTCTACCAGGACGACCACAGCGACTCGATGGTCTGGGCGGTCGCCGTCGACGGCGTCCCGCGTCGCAGGTACTGGCGCTACGCGGACCCCGAGTGGGAGGGCGAGCCCATGGACTGGGAGACCCCCTTCAGCGCCGACCCCGACTTCGACCCCGAGGACGAGGAGGAGTACGCCGACGACCCCCACGCCACCACGGAGACCGACGCCACCGCCGCGGCCTGCGCCCTCTCCGTCGACCCGACCGCTGTCGGCACCGGCACCGCCCTCCACGGGCACGGCTGGCTGGCGATCACCCGGCCGGACGCCGGCCACGGGGCGTTTCGCGGGGCGCTGCGCATCTGA
- a CDS encoding SDR family NAD(P)-dependent oxidoreductase translates to MSNDIASTDGRAGAASPVTFITGGSSGIGAESVRRLLALGHRVAATGRSAKKLAALQEAADEAGAGERLLTFEGDAADWEHVSAAVEETVRGFGRLDHAIANAGYSADAHVETGDPEKWRGMVLTNVLGPALLVRAALPALKESQGRIVLVGSVAGFKNTPGNLYSMTKFAVTGLAENVRMLATGYGVGTTLIAPGRVLTPFWDERPGGAAAAGPMISAGQLVDTLVWAISQPRGVDVNTLVVRPIGQAN, encoded by the coding sequence ATGAGCAACGACATCGCGTCGACGGACGGCAGGGCGGGCGCCGCATCGCCCGTCACCTTCATCACCGGCGGTTCGAGCGGCATCGGGGCGGAAAGCGTGCGCCGGCTGCTCGCGCTCGGCCACCGGGTCGCCGCGACCGGGCGCAGCGCGAAGAAGCTCGCCGCGCTCCAGGAGGCGGCGGACGAGGCCGGGGCGGGGGAGCGGCTGCTCACCTTCGAGGGGGACGCGGCGGACTGGGAGCACGTGTCGGCGGCGGTCGAGGAGACGGTACGCGGATTCGGCCGGCTCGACCACGCCATCGCCAACGCCGGGTACTCGGCCGACGCGCATGTCGAGACCGGCGACCCGGAGAAGTGGCGCGGCATGGTGCTGACGAACGTGCTGGGCCCGGCTCTGCTGGTGCGGGCGGCACTCCCGGCACTCAAGGAGTCCCAGGGCCGCATCGTCCTCGTCGGCAGCGTGGCGGGGTTCAAGAACACGCCCGGCAACCTGTACTCGATGACGAAGTTCGCGGTGACCGGCCTGGCGGAGAACGTCCGCATGCTGGCGACCGGGTACGGCGTCGGCACGACGCTGATCGCGCCCGGACGGGTGCTCACACCCTTCTGGGACGAGCGCCCCGGCGGCGCGGCGGCGGCCGGTCCGATGATCTCCGCCGGGCAGCTGGTGGACACGCTGGTCTGGGCGATCTCCCAGCCGCGCGGCGTGGACGTCAACACCCTGGTGGTCCGGCCGATCGGCCAGGCGAACTGA
- a CDS encoding glycosyltransferase yields the protein MTDPMPRFARIALVSAHPGPLAGPGGPDAGGPHGYVAQLAGCLARRGHDVTVYTRRDRPDRPTLVRNESGVKIVHVPAGPPVSVPRGELLAWMAEFGAYLARLWRLNRPDVVHAHSWMSGVAALTGARDAAVPVVQTYHGLGTVEKRSRGGADTDPPERVDIETRIGREAHRSVATCADELNELTAMGVPRARISVVPCGVDTAHFAPVPLADRPPGAPYRLLAVGGLDRREGLDRALAALAGVPDAELLVAGGPAAPVLYTDPDAERLRKAASEHGVAERFRLLGRVPRSLMPHLMSTADLLLSLPRHEPSAVVAAEAMACGVPVVATAVGGQLDTVVDGVTGTLVPPVDDGGHDLAATIRGLLDDPVRRARYGAAGRAHALARFSWDEVTDAISLVYAELIPAARPRETARGV from the coding sequence ATGACGGATCCCATGCCGCGGTTCGCACGGATAGCCCTGGTGTCCGCCCACCCCGGCCCGCTCGCCGGACCGGGCGGTCCCGACGCGGGCGGACCGCACGGATACGTGGCCCAGCTGGCCGGATGCCTGGCACGCCGGGGACACGACGTCACGGTCTACACCCGACGCGACCGGCCCGACCGGCCGACACTGGTGCGCAACGAGTCGGGCGTGAAGATCGTCCACGTGCCGGCGGGCCCGCCCGTCTCCGTACCGAGGGGCGAACTGCTGGCGTGGATGGCGGAGTTCGGCGCGTATCTGGCCCGGCTCTGGAGGCTCAACCGCCCCGATGTCGTGCACGCGCACTCCTGGATGTCCGGCGTGGCCGCCCTCACCGGGGCCAGGGACGCCGCAGTACCCGTCGTCCAGACCTACCACGGCCTCGGAACGGTGGAGAAGCGCTCCCGGGGAGGCGCGGACACCGACCCGCCCGAGCGCGTCGACATCGAGACCCGGATCGGCCGTGAGGCCCACCGCTCCGTCGCGACCTGCGCGGACGAGCTGAACGAGCTGACCGCCATGGGCGTCCCCCGCGCCAGGATCAGCGTCGTCCCGTGTGGCGTCGACACCGCGCACTTCGCCCCGGTGCCCCTCGCCGACCGCCCGCCGGGCGCTCCGTACCGGCTGCTCGCCGTCGGCGGGCTCGACCGCCGCGAGGGGCTCGACCGTGCCCTGGCGGCCCTCGCCGGCGTCCCCGACGCGGAGCTGCTCGTCGCCGGGGGGCCGGCGGCCCCCGTCCTGTACACGGATCCGGACGCCGAGCGGCTGCGCAAGGCCGCCTCCGAACACGGAGTGGCCGAACGGTTCCGGCTGCTCGGCCGCGTACCGCGAAGCCTGATGCCCCACCTCATGTCCACCGCGGATCTGCTCCTGTCCCTGCCCCGCCACGAGCCGTCCGCCGTCGTCGCGGCCGAGGCGATGGCCTGCGGCGTCCCGGTGGTGGCCACGGCCGTCGGCGGGCAGCTGGACACCGTCGTCGACGGCGTGACCGGGACACTCGTGCCGCCCGTCGACGACGGGGGCCACGACCTCGCCGCGACGATCCGCGGCCTGCTCGACGACCCCGTCCGGCGCGCCCGTTACGGAGCCGCCGGCCGGGCACACGCGCTGGCACGGTTCTCGTGGGACGAGGTGACGGACGCGATCTCGCTCGTGTACGCGGAACTGATCCCGGCCGCCCGGCCCCGGGAGACGGCTCGCGGGGTCTGA
- a CDS encoding SigB/SigF/SigG family RNA polymerase sigma factor — protein MAGARQTAPGRRQDLPPEAAAFARLRALPEGPERDELRRATVCAWLPMAHRLASRFRDRGEPLDDLRQVAAIGLVKAVDRYDPARGKAFETYAIPTVVGELKRHFRDHTWDVHVPRRVQDLRNQVRVARRDLAQTLGGRLPAEAEIAAATGLCVEDVRAGLEALDSYRTLSLDAELPRAAGDGSCLADTLGLCDHALDVAVDREAVKPGLRSLPERERTILYLRFFRDMTQDRIAATLGLSQMHVSRLIAQCCEQVRRQALQEAGSPA, from the coding sequence ATGGCCGGTGCCCGACAGACAGCGCCCGGACGACGTCAGGACCTGCCGCCGGAAGCGGCGGCCTTCGCACGGCTCCGGGCCCTTCCCGAGGGTCCCGAGCGGGACGAGCTGCGCCGCGCGACGGTCTGCGCGTGGCTCCCCATGGCCCACCGCCTGGCCTCGCGCTTCCGTGACCGGGGGGAGCCCCTGGACGATCTGCGCCAGGTGGCCGCCATCGGCCTCGTCAAGGCGGTGGACCGCTACGACCCGGCGCGCGGCAAGGCCTTCGAGACGTACGCAATACCCACCGTGGTCGGCGAGCTCAAGCGGCATTTCCGCGACCACACCTGGGACGTCCATGTGCCCCGCCGGGTGCAGGATCTGCGCAACCAGGTGCGGGTGGCCCGTCGCGACCTGGCCCAGACACTGGGCGGACGGCTGCCGGCCGAGGCGGAGATCGCGGCCGCGACGGGGCTGTGCGTCGAGGACGTCAGGGCCGGTCTGGAGGCCCTGGACAGCTACCGCACCCTGTCGCTGGACGCCGAGCTGCCGAGGGCCGCCGGCGACGGTTCCTGCCTCGCCGACACCCTGGGGCTGTGCGACCACGCACTGGACGTGGCCGTCGACCGCGAGGCCGTCAAGCCGGGGCTGCGCAGCCTGCCGGAACGCGAGCGCACCATTCTCTATCTGCGGTTCTTCCGCGACATGACGCAGGACCGGATCGCCGCGACGCTCGGCCTCTCGCAGATGCACGTCTCCCGGCTGATCGCCCAGTGCTGCGAGCAGGTGCGCAGGCAGGCGCTCCAGGAGGCGGGCAGCCCGGCGTAG
- a CDS encoding VOC family protein, which yields MPSLDWKTPVAGAPCWVSLTARDLRIAQPFYERVMGWEFHDSTLGDGFVLARAHGRAVAGLGWCQGTDGPPPAWIPYFAVPDADATADRIRERGATLAVGPLPLGGGRAAIAADREGAAFGFWEGPAPVWSDGPRAPARVDLQSRHAFEAAIFYAEVFGWTRPHSRCSVDYAEDRVLVRAGGHTVVTLRGGGVENDPDPRVRARWIVDFLVADSRRTAEAAVDAGGEATPVDGLPGTAFVIGDPEGALFTVSDR from the coding sequence ATGCCTAGCCTCGACTGGAAGACGCCCGTGGCGGGTGCGCCCTGCTGGGTGAGCCTGACGGCCCGCGACCTGCGGATCGCGCAGCCCTTCTACGAGCGGGTCATGGGCTGGGAGTTCCACGACAGCACGCTCGGTGACGGCTTCGTCCTCGCCCGCGCCCACGGGAGGGCGGTCGCCGGCCTCGGCTGGTGCCAGGGCACCGACGGCCCTCCGCCGGCCTGGATCCCCTATTTCGCCGTGCCGGACGCGGATGCGACGGCCGACCGGATCAGGGAGCGCGGCGCCACGCTCGCCGTGGGCCCGCTGCCGCTGGGCGGGGGCCGCGCGGCGATCGCGGCCGACCGGGAGGGGGCGGCCTTCGGCTTCTGGGAGGGCCCGGCGCCCGTCTGGTCCGACGGGCCGCGCGCACCGGCGCGCGTGGACCTCCAGTCGCGCCACGCCTTCGAGGCGGCCATCTTCTACGCGGAGGTCTTCGGCTGGACCCGGCCGCACAGCCGGTGCTCCGTCGACTACGCGGAGGACCGGGTCCTGGTGCGGGCGGGCGGCCACACCGTGGTGACGCTGCGCGGCGGAGGGGTGGAGAACGATCCGGACCCCCGGGTCCGGGCGCGCTGGATCGTCGACTTCCTGGTGGCCGACAGCCGGCGGACCGCCGAGGCCGCCGTGGACGCCGGCGGCGAGGCGACGCCCGTGGACGGGCTGCCGGGGACCGCGTTCGTGATCGGCGATCCGGAGGGCGCGCTGTTCACCGTCTCCGACCGCTGA
- a CDS encoding DUF5709 domain-containing protein — MPTEARGDDVYQPQGDGHDAPNDDLDMENALGERGLDDQMEEGYSPPERPLAVDKYGTTGEEERRGESLDQRLAQEVEDVEPPEGDGIGDLDDGDGEPLEPEDEIRSGRLSAVDEVPGRRTDVYADDVGIDGGAASAEEAAVHTTDDEEDQGREG, encoded by the coding sequence ATGCCGACAGAGGCACGTGGCGACGACGTCTACCAACCGCAGGGCGACGGCCATGACGCGCCGAACGACGACCTCGACATGGAGAACGCGCTCGGCGAGCGGGGTCTCGACGACCAGATGGAAGAGGGCTATTCGCCGCCCGAGCGTCCCCTCGCCGTGGACAAGTACGGGACCACCGGCGAGGAGGAACGCCGCGGCGAATCCCTCGACCAGCGCCTGGCCCAGGAGGTCGAGGACGTCGAGCCGCCGGAGGGAGACGGCATCGGGGACCTGGACGACGGCGACGGCGAGCCGCTGGAACCGGAGGACGAGATCCGCTCGGGCCGGCTGAGCGCGGTGGACGAGGTGCCCGGACGGCGTACGGACGTCTACGCCGACGACGTGGGCATCGACGGCGGAGCGGCCTCGGCCGAGGAGGCCGCCGTGCACACCACGGACGACGAAGAGGACCAGGGCCGGGAGGGCTGA